A single region of the Geobacillus subterraneus genome encodes:
- a CDS encoding sugar O-acetyltransferase, protein MKTEKEKMVAGHLYNPADPELVKERERARRLVRLYNETLETEYEKRTALLKELFGSTGERLFIEPNFRCDYGYNIHVGENFFMNFDGVILDVCEVRIGDHCFIGPGVHIYTATHPLDPHERNSGLEYGKPVVIGHNVWIGGRAVINPGVTIGDNAVIASGAVVTKDVPANAVVGGNPAKVIKWLK, encoded by the coding sequence ATGAAAACCGAAAAAGAAAAGATGGTGGCGGGACACTTGTACAATCCTGCTGATCCGGAGCTCGTCAAGGAGCGGGAGCGGGCGCGGCGGCTCGTTCGTTTGTATAATGAAACGTTGGAAACGGAATATGAAAAGCGAACCGCTCTGCTCAAAGAACTGTTCGGTTCAACGGGAGAACGGCTGTTTATCGAGCCGAACTTCCGCTGCGACTACGGCTATAACATTCACGTCGGCGAAAACTTTTTTATGAACTTTGATGGCGTGATTTTGGATGTATGTGAAGTGCGAATCGGCGACCATTGCTTCATCGGTCCCGGTGTGCACATTTATACGGCGACTCACCCGCTCGATCCGCACGAACGAAATTCCGGGTTGGAGTACGGAAAGCCGGTTGTGATCGGCCATAACGTCTGGATCGGCGGGCGGGCCGTCATCAATCCGGGCGTCACGATCGGCGACAACGCTGTCATTGCCTCAGGGGCGGTCGTGACAAAAGATGTCCCCGCCAACGCGGTCGTTGGCGGAAACCCGGCGAAAGTGATCAAATGGCTCAAATAG
- a CDS encoding cyclase family protein, translated as MNIKTLIDLTMPITAQTPVYPGDPKPKIEPAATFAQDGYHVSRLVLGSHSGTHVDAPFHFCEHGWRLDDVPLTYFLGRGVVINATGKAEGEAVTMADAAPYIPKLSPGTIVLFHTGWSQYAGTKRYFSHPYVAPEVIEAMLERGVRTFFIDALNIDPPDGSSFRAHELILGANGVIGENFVNFERIDFDDPYIIALPLSLPGCDGSPVRAVAVQWA; from the coding sequence ATGAACATCAAAACACTCATCGACCTCACCATGCCGATCACGGCCCAAACTCCGGTGTACCCGGGGGATCCGAAGCCTAAAATCGAACCGGCAGCGACGTTCGCCCAAGACGGCTATCACGTCAGCCGCTTGGTGCTTGGGTCGCACAGCGGCACGCATGTGGATGCGCCGTTTCACTTTTGCGAACACGGTTGGCGGCTCGATGACGTGCCGCTCACGTATTTTCTTGGCCGCGGCGTCGTGATCAATGCCACCGGAAAAGCGGAAGGCGAAGCGGTGACGATGGCCGATGCCGCTCCGTATATCCCGAAGCTGTCGCCGGGAACCATTGTGTTGTTTCATACCGGCTGGTCGCAATACGCCGGAACAAAGCGGTATTTTTCCCATCCGTACGTTGCGCCGGAGGTGATTGAAGCGATGCTGGAGCGAGGCGTGCGGACGTTTTTCATCGACGCGCTCAACATCGACCCGCCGGACGGCTCGTCGTTCCGCGCCCACGAACTTATTCTTGGCGCCAACGGGGTGATCGGAGAAAATTTCGTGAACTTCGAGCGAATCGATTTTGATGATCCGTATATTATTGCCCTCCCCCTTTCCTTGCCTGGCTGCGACGGTTCGCCTGTTCGGGCGGTGGCGGTGCAGTGGGCGTAA
- a CDS encoding aldehyde dehydrogenase family protein gives MSIAVQKQKLYINGEWREGKSYTELKSPYSRETIAEIPAASEEEVDEAIAAAYAARQTMAAMPAHERAAILERVVEQLKARQEEAARLIALEAAKPIITAKGEVARTIQTYKFAAEEAKRIHGETLPLDAAPGGEHRIALTVREPIGVIGAITPFNFPMNLVAHKLGPAIASGNTVVLKPASQTPLSAYFIAELFEKAGLPKGALNVVTGSGRTVGDKIVTDPRISMITFTGSPEVGIAIRNKAGLKRVTLELGSNSAVIVDEQVDLDRIIPRCVFGAFTFQGQVCISLQRIYVHENCYDEFVEKFVTAAKQLKTGDPLDPNTDVSALITPNDVDRALSWIEEAKQGGANVVLGGERDGNILLPTVIVDAEPTMKVSCQEVFAPIVLINRVRSIDEAIELVNDSRYGLQAGVYTDNVHTAWKAAKQLHVGGVLINDIPTFRVDHMPYGGVKESGFGREGIRYAIEEMTELKLIIFNEN, from the coding sequence ATGTCAATCGCGGTGCAGAAACAGAAGCTATACATCAACGGCGAATGGCGGGAAGGGAAGTCTTACACTGAACTGAAATCACCGTATTCACGCGAGACGATCGCCGAGATCCCGGCTGCATCGGAAGAAGAAGTTGACGAAGCGATCGCGGCGGCGTACGCCGCGCGGCAAACGATGGCCGCTATGCCTGCTCATGAGCGGGCCGCCATTTTAGAGCGGGTTGTCGAGCAGCTGAAAGCGCGGCAGGAAGAAGCGGCAAGGTTGATCGCACTGGAAGCAGCCAAACCGATCATCACGGCGAAAGGGGAAGTCGCCCGCACGATTCAAACGTACAAATTCGCCGCCGAAGAAGCGAAGCGCATTCACGGGGAAACGCTGCCGCTTGACGCCGCGCCGGGCGGGGAACATCGCATCGCCTTGACGGTCCGCGAGCCGATCGGCGTCATTGGAGCGATTACGCCGTTTAACTTCCCGATGAACTTGGTGGCCCATAAACTTGGCCCGGCCATCGCCTCGGGCAACACCGTTGTGTTGAAGCCAGCCAGCCAAACGCCGCTGTCCGCCTACTTTATTGCCGAACTGTTCGAAAAAGCCGGTTTGCCGAAAGGGGCGCTCAACGTCGTCACGGGAAGCGGCCGCACGGTCGGCGACAAAATCGTCACCGACCCGCGCATCAGCATGATCACCTTCACCGGCAGCCCGGAAGTCGGCATCGCGATCCGCAATAAGGCGGGCTTAAAGCGGGTGACGCTCGAGCTCGGCTCGAACTCGGCCGTGATCGTCGATGAACAGGTCGATCTTGACCGCATCATCCCGCGCTGCGTGTTCGGTGCGTTCACGTTCCAAGGGCAGGTGTGCATTTCACTCCAGCGCATTTACGTGCATGAGAATTGTTATGACGAATTCGTTGAGAAATTTGTCACGGCGGCCAAACAATTGAAGACGGGTGACCCGCTCGATCCGAATACCGATGTGTCGGCCTTAATTACGCCAAATGACGTCGATCGGGCGCTCTCTTGGATCGAAGAGGCGAAACAAGGCGGCGCCAACGTTGTTCTTGGCGGCGAACGCGACGGCAACATCCTGCTTCCGACCGTCATTGTCGACGCCGAACCGACGATGAAAGTGTCGTGCCAAGAAGTGTTCGCCCCGATTGTGTTGATCAACCGCGTCCGCTCAATCGACGAGGCGATCGAGCTCGTGAACGACTCGCGCTATGGCTTGCAGGCGGGCGTGTACACGGACAACGTCCATACGGCATGGAAAGCGGCGAAACAATTGCACGTCGGTGGCGTGCTCATTAACGACATCCCGACGTTCCGCGTCGACCATATGCCGTACGGCGGCGTGAAAGAAAGCGGGTTCGGCCGTGAAGGCATTCGTTATGCGATTGAAGAAATGACGGAGTTGAAGTTGATTATTTTTAACGAAAACTAA
- a CDS encoding enoyl-CoA hydratase, whose translation METVVLTFDQNKAILELNRPQALNAMDVQMLHELVDALRKIKESDASVVVIRGKGRGFSAGGDIKTMLAVDDPNQFQTVMNTIREMIILLYTMPKITVSLIHGPAAGLGFSFALASDYLIATKEARLAMNFIGIGLIPDGGGHFFLAQRVGKAKAKHIIWEGKPMSADEAQQLGLVDFVVENEEQAEPFIASLQEKPLQAMIATKLLYVEQTKEELLRVLELETDAQQRMRQTEDHREGVRAFLEKRKPVFRGR comes from the coding sequence ATGGAAACAGTTGTTTTGACATTTGACCAAAACAAAGCAATACTGGAACTCAATCGCCCGCAGGCGCTCAATGCGATGGATGTACAAATGTTGCATGAGCTCGTCGACGCGCTGCGGAAAATCAAGGAAAGCGACGCTTCCGTTGTCGTCATTCGCGGCAAAGGAAGAGGATTTTCGGCTGGGGGCGACATTAAGACGATGCTCGCTGTCGATGATCCAAACCAGTTTCAGACGGTGATGAATACGATTCGGGAGATGATCATACTCTTGTATACGATGCCGAAAATCACCGTTTCCCTCATCCATGGCCCTGCGGCAGGCCTTGGATTCAGCTTCGCCTTGGCAAGCGATTACCTGATCGCGACAAAAGAAGCGCGCCTGGCGATGAATTTCATCGGCATCGGCCTCATCCCTGATGGCGGCGGGCATTTCTTCCTGGCGCAGCGGGTCGGCAAGGCGAAAGCGAAACACATCATCTGGGAAGGAAAACCGATGAGCGCGGACGAAGCGCAGCAGCTTGGGCTCGTTGACTTCGTTGTCGAAAACGAGGAGCAGGCCGAACCATTCATCGCTTCCTTGCAGGAAAAACCGCTCCAAGCCATGATCGCCACGAAATTGCTGTATGTCGAACAAACAAAAGAGGAGTTGCTTCGCGTGCTCGAACTTGAAACCGACGCCCAACAGCGCATGCGGCAAACCGAAGACCACCGCGAAGGCGTCCGCGCCTTTTTAGAAAAACGGAAGCCGGTGTTTCGGGGGAGGTAG
- a CDS encoding IS982 family transposase, which produces MQEHFHFTTDRAKIQKQYAAIFVFVSAQLSCIQVHLHRRNRHLVKQEDAVIIAIHLLGKLLGFTSEWAWHRFVTGNLFTNGSFLERSRYNRRCRALGFAIKWIRHELAKRGQHHAYAVVDSLPLPLCHTARMHRVKRFQEIADIGYCASKKQWYYGLKLHLQVTDQGLPMGYVVTEASCHDRIAAESVMTQIPHPYNFGDKGFISRDLQKRLYEEYQMALWTPSRKNQKHRASETWEQWIQQKRKVIETVFSVLVDHYRITGIRANSIIGFEVALDGILLAYSLVTLGLVER; this is translated from the coding sequence ATGCAAGAGCACTTTCATTTTACTACAGATCGGGCCAAGATTCAAAAGCAATATGCCGCCATTTTCGTTTTTGTTTCTGCTCAACTTTCATGCATTCAGGTGCATCTTCATCGTCGAAATCGCCATTTGGTCAAGCAAGAGGACGCTGTCATCATCGCCATTCATCTTTTAGGAAAGCTGCTCGGTTTTACTTCTGAATGGGCGTGGCATCGTTTTGTCACGGGAAATTTGTTCACAAACGGCTCGTTTCTCGAACGTTCCCGGTATAACCGCCGCTGCCGGGCGCTTGGCTTCGCTATCAAATGGATCCGCCATGAGCTGGCAAAACGTGGCCAACATCATGCCTATGCCGTCGTGGACAGCTTGCCGCTCCCATTGTGCCATACGGCAAGAATGCATCGCGTCAAACGGTTTCAAGAGATCGCCGACATCGGGTATTGCGCTTCCAAAAAGCAATGGTACTACGGGTTGAAGCTGCACCTTCAAGTGACCGATCAAGGGCTGCCAATGGGGTATGTGGTGACGGAAGCATCTTGCCACGATCGAATCGCAGCCGAAAGCGTGATGACCCAAATTCCCCACCCGTATAACTTTGGGGACAAAGGATTCATTAGCCGTGACTTGCAAAAAAGGCTGTACGAAGAATACCAAATGGCGCTTTGGACTCCGTCTCGAAAAAACCAGAAACATCGTGCGTCTGAGACATGGGAGCAGTGGATCCAACAAAAACGCAAAGTGATCGAGACGGTGTTCTCGGTTCTGGTTGACCACTATCGCATCACGGGGATCCGAGCCAATTCGATTATCGGATTTGAAGTGGCACTAGACGGTATATTGTTAGCTTATTCCCTGGTTACACTTGGGCTAGTTGAGCGCTAA
- a CDS encoding LacI family DNA-binding transcriptional regulator, producing the protein MKVTIYDVAKKAGVSISTVSRVLNNTGRISERTRKRVLRVMEELHYQPSMVASALTGKRTRTIGLVIPDVANPFFSEIARKVEDRGREQGFNVLMCNTDNNPETEEMYLSLLRQKSVDGIIIGTTTNNYTMIKELLEENFPLVFIAQDIPELAINVVRVDDFLGGYQAVSHLVSLGHQQIAIMLGNLSRTSDKYRLQAYQQVLQENGLKCEESWIVYTDYSMADGKRAAMELLQLTPRPTAVFACFDSLAVGIYQAAKELGLRIPDDLSVVGFDNTILSAIIDPPLTTVAQPIEEMGRQAVDLLIAQIEETNHTKQRIILPPHLVVRKSACHIAKVKS; encoded by the coding sequence ATGAAAGTAACCATTTACGACGTTGCCAAAAAAGCTGGTGTATCCATTTCAACGGTGTCAAGAGTACTCAACAATACCGGGCGCATTAGTGAAAGAACGAGAAAAAGAGTCCTTCGGGTAATGGAAGAGCTGCATTATCAACCGAGCATGGTCGCCTCGGCGTTGACTGGGAAGCGGACAAGAACGATTGGCCTTGTCATCCCTGACGTAGCAAACCCATTTTTTTCTGAAATCGCTAGGAAAGTGGAAGATCGGGGGAGAGAACAGGGATTTAACGTTCTGATGTGCAATACGGACAACAACCCGGAGACGGAAGAAATGTATCTTTCTTTATTGCGCCAAAAAAGCGTGGATGGCATCATTATCGGAACCACAACGAACAATTATACAATGATCAAAGAGCTGTTGGAAGAGAATTTCCCTTTGGTTTTTATTGCCCAAGACATCCCGGAGCTGGCCATTAACGTGGTGAGAGTTGATGATTTTTTAGGGGGATATCAGGCTGTCTCGCATCTTGTTTCCCTAGGACATCAACAGATCGCGATCATGCTTGGGAATTTAAGTCGCACAAGCGATAAATACAGGCTACAGGCCTATCAGCAGGTGCTTCAAGAGAACGGCTTGAAATGCGAAGAATCTTGGATTGTATATACGGACTATTCGATGGCTGATGGAAAAAGGGCGGCGATGGAGCTGTTGCAGCTGACCCCAAGGCCGACAGCGGTTTTCGCCTGTTTTGATTCTCTTGCCGTTGGCATTTATCAGGCGGCCAAAGAGTTGGGACTCCGCATTCCCGATGATCTGTCGGTGGTTGGATTTGATAATACGATTTTATCGGCCATTATCGACCCGCCGTTGACGACAGTCGCCCAACCTATTGAAGAAATGGGAAGGCAAGCGGTTGACCTGCTAATTGCCCAAATTGAAGAGACCAATCATACGAAACAGCGGATCATTTTGCCGCCTCATCTAGTGGTAAGGAAATCGGCCTGTCATATCGCTAAAGTGAAATCGTAA
- a CDS encoding Gfo/Idh/MocA family protein, with translation MTRVKVGILGAGGIAKVHTSILKKDERVQIIGVADIVEERADALAKEAGEAKAVKSLEELFDLGVDAVYVTTPNTMHVEPVLKCLENNVHVFSEKPMATSLEGAEQIRQAAERSKAIYNLGMNRRYASVYKRVKELIDSGEVTPYLAHVKMNRGELLNPPWTANPKVTGGFLYETPFHLMDLCRYLFGEVQTVYCEAKQNISTEELDTFAIMMTFVSGTIVNFVTYAHAGWSFPFESLEVYGKYSTVATQELEKVMYAPGLQQAAHIHDFYQLSIEEKWGYKEEDRLFIDAIIHGTKPPVTAEDGFRSIQLLEAIYESAKTGKMIDFRHAAPSK, from the coding sequence ATGACTCGGGTGAAAGTAGGAATTTTGGGAGCCGGAGGGATTGCCAAGGTACATACGTCGATCCTAAAGAAAGATGAGCGGGTTCAAATTATTGGGGTAGCGGATATTGTGGAAGAAAGAGCCGACGCGTTAGCGAAGGAAGCCGGGGAAGCAAAAGCGGTCAAAAGCCTCGAGGAATTATTTGATCTTGGTGTAGATGCTGTTTACGTGACGACGCCAAACACGATGCATGTTGAGCCGGTACTAAAATGTCTGGAAAACAATGTGCATGTGTTCTCAGAAAAACCGATGGCGACTTCTTTGGAGGGGGCAGAGCAGATCAGGCAAGCGGCTGAACGATCAAAGGCGATTTACAACTTGGGAATGAACCGTCGATATGCGTCAGTGTACAAAAGAGTCAAGGAATTGATTGATTCCGGAGAGGTAACCCCCTATTTGGCTCATGTAAAAATGAACCGCGGCGAACTGTTAAATCCTCCTTGGACGGCAAACCCGAAGGTGACGGGAGGCTTCTTGTATGAAACTCCTTTCCATTTGATGGATCTATGCCGTTATTTATTTGGTGAAGTACAAACGGTTTACTGCGAAGCAAAACAAAACATTTCGACAGAGGAATTAGATACATTCGCGATTATGATGACATTTGTCTCGGGGACGATCGTCAATTTTGTGACGTATGCCCATGCCGGATGGAGCTTTCCGTTTGAGAGTTTGGAAGTTTATGGGAAGTATAGCACGGTCGCAACCCAAGAACTCGAAAAAGTCATGTATGCCCCAGGGTTGCAGCAGGCGGCGCACATTCATGATTTCTATCAATTATCCATTGAAGAAAAATGGGGATATAAGGAAGAGGATCGTCTGTTTATTGATGCCATTATCCATGGAACAAAGCCTCCGGTGACAGCTGAAGATGGATTCCGCTCGATTCAATTGCTAGAGGCGATTTATGAAAGCGCTAAAACGGGGAAAATGATCGACTTTCGCCACGCAGCGCCGTCAAAATAA
- a CDS encoding Gfo/Idh/MocA family protein, protein MKEKKRVRIGMVGYKFMGKAHSHAFRDLPFYFDTDVTPVLQAIAGRDEQGVKEAAQKMGWASYETDWRRLIERDDIDVIDIVTPNNTHAEIAIAAAKAGKHIICEKPLALTLEQSLEMLEAVKRAGVVHMICHNYRFAPAVQFAKQLIAQGRLGKIYHIRATFLQDWLMDPNFPLIWRLKKEVSGSGTHGDLGAHIIDLARFLVGEFSEVVGMMETFIKKRPLGDMDIHLKGRVEGTAWGEVDVDDASAFLARFENGALGVFEVSRFSRGNRAGNRFEINGERGSIRWDMENMNNLQVYLEDDERGLQGFRTINCTEVEHPYASAYWPAGHIIGYEHTFINLLVEMMNGIAGGYNPSPNFEDGVRNQAVLEAVERSVQTGGWVSISEVLPSVQMQ, encoded by the coding sequence ATGAAAGAGAAAAAACGAGTCCGGATTGGCATGGTTGGTTATAAATTTATGGGAAAAGCGCATAGCCATGCGTTTCGCGATCTTCCCTTCTACTTCGACACAGATGTTACCCCGGTTCTGCAAGCCATTGCGGGCCGGGACGAGCAAGGGGTCAAAGAAGCGGCGCAAAAAATGGGATGGGCATCGTACGAAACAGACTGGCGCCGCCTGATTGAACGGGATGATATCGATGTCATCGATATTGTTACTCCAAACAATACGCATGCGGAAATTGCAATCGCGGCAGCGAAAGCAGGAAAACATATCATTTGTGAGAAACCGCTTGCTCTCACATTGGAACAATCGCTTGAAATGTTGGAAGCTGTCAAGCGAGCAGGTGTAGTTCATATGATTTGTCACAATTATCGTTTTGCTCCGGCGGTTCAGTTTGCCAAGCAGTTGATCGCACAAGGGCGACTGGGGAAAATTTACCACATTCGTGCTACGTTTTTGCAAGACTGGCTGATGGATCCGAACTTCCCATTAATATGGCGTCTGAAAAAAGAAGTGTCCGGATCAGGCACACACGGGGATCTTGGGGCGCATATCATCGATTTAGCCCGTTTCTTAGTCGGAGAATTCAGCGAAGTCGTCGGCATGATGGAGACGTTTATCAAAAAACGGCCGCTTGGGGATATGGATATCCATTTAAAAGGGCGCGTTGAAGGCACGGCATGGGGAGAAGTGGATGTTGATGATGCCTCCGCCTTCTTGGCGCGTTTTGAAAACGGGGCTTTAGGAGTGTTTGAAGTCAGCCGTTTTAGCAGAGGGAATCGGGCAGGCAACCGTTTTGAAATTAATGGGGAACGCGGCTCGATTCGTTGGGACATGGAAAATATGAATAACCTTCAAGTGTACCTCGAAGACGATGAGCGCGGACTGCAAGGATTCCGGACGATCAACTGCACAGAGGTGGAGCATCCGTATGCCTCGGCTTATTGGCCGGCTGGGCACATTATTGGCTATGAACATACATTTATTAACTTGTTGGTGGAAATGATGAATGGCATTGCCGGCGGGTACAACCCTTCGCCGAACTTCGAAGACGGTGTTCGCAATCAAGCTGTGCTTGAGGCGGTGGAACGGTCAGTGCAAACTGGGGGATGGGTAAGCATTTCTGAAGTGTTGCCGTCCGTGCAGATGCAATAG
- the iolG gene encoding inositol 2-dehydrogenase, with protein sequence MTVRCAVLGLGRLGHHHAKNLATHQVSGAKLVSVVDPLGERAEQFAREYGIERWTKNPDDVFEDPTIDAVVIVTPTSTHAEMIAKAARNGKAIFVEKPLTQSLEEADEIIQTIQETGVICQVGFMRRFDPAYAEAKRRIEAGDIGKPIYFKGITRDAGSPPAEFIQHSGRVFLDVSIHDYDIARYLMGAEITSVSAHGRVLLHPFMEEFKDVDQAITYVHFDSGAAGDIEASRNSPYGHDIRTEIIGTEGSLFIGTLRNQNVTLLNAKGSTYEIIPDFQTRFNDAYRLELVHFIECIQNRQTPKVTEIDGKVNLKIAIAATESFDTGKTVWIEGHVAEQTR encoded by the coding sequence ATGACCGTTCGTTGTGCAGTTCTCGGTTTAGGGCGCCTGGGACATCATCATGCGAAAAATTTGGCGACTCACCAAGTAAGCGGCGCGAAACTGGTAAGTGTGGTCGATCCTCTTGGAGAAAGAGCAGAGCAGTTTGCACGGGAATATGGGATTGAGCGGTGGACGAAAAACCCTGATGATGTATTCGAGGATCCGACAATCGATGCCGTCGTGATCGTGACTCCAACGAGTACGCATGCAGAGATGATTGCAAAAGCAGCTAGAAACGGCAAAGCGATCTTCGTGGAGAAACCGCTTACCCAAAGTTTAGAGGAAGCTGATGAAATTATTCAAACGATTCAGGAGACAGGCGTCATTTGCCAAGTCGGCTTTATGAGACGGTTCGATCCTGCTTATGCCGAGGCGAAGCGAAGAATCGAAGCGGGGGATATTGGCAAGCCGATCTACTTTAAAGGGATTACAAGAGATGCAGGTTCTCCCCCGGCTGAGTTTATCCAACATAGCGGCCGCGTATTTTTGGATGTTTCGATTCATGACTATGATATTGCCCGTTACTTAATGGGGGCGGAAATTACATCTGTTTCTGCTCATGGAAGGGTGCTCTTGCATCCGTTTATGGAAGAGTTTAAAGACGTAGACCAGGCGATTACGTATGTCCACTTTGACTCTGGCGCAGCCGGGGATATCGAGGCAAGCCGGAACTCGCCATACGGGCACGATATTCGTACAGAAATCATCGGCACAGAAGGTTCGCTGTTTATTGGCACTTTGCGCAACCAAAATGTCACATTGCTGAATGCCAAAGGAAGCACGTACGAAATCATCCCTGATTTCCAAACGCGCTTCAATGATGCATACCGTTTAGAGCTTGTCCACTTTATCGAATGCATTCAAAACCGGCAAACGCCAAAAGTAACCGAAATTGATGGAAAAGTGAACTTAAAAATCGCCATTGCGGCGACTGAATCGTTTGACACCGGAAAAACAGTATGGATCGAAGGGCATGTAGCTGAGCAAACACGTTAA